The genomic interval GGTCCAGGAACACAACCCTGATCATGAATCGCATGGCACTAAGCAAACTCATGACCAATCATCTTATAGTGAAAGGAAAATGGagggagccattcatattccacatTAGCTACAAAAGCAAAGTCTGGACGTTCAACCAAGAGGTGATCAGGAAAAGGGGACAACAGATCAATATCCACTAGCACTCCAGCAAACAAACCCCTATTTTTTTCTCATGGTATGatcatccaaagacaaaggagtaccAAGACCTCTGGTGATGGAAAATATCGCCCTTGGTAGATTTTAATCGAGGCCTAAGTTTTAGTATTCTTCATAGTAATTGGAACAAAATCTTTTGTCCAGGCAAACAATCTCAAGAAACTAAGAGATAACTGTAATGAACCCATCCCGAGGGCCCATCACATGTCTTCTAAAGAagcgaactcaaactcatagaaaTCGTTCTCAAGAGGAATTTTTTTTTGCGGTCCAAGAGTCTTCCACACCGCctgcaactttttagttaaatcaaGGTGTGTGAGAGGTTTATCCCCTTTAGATAGAATAAAATGACCATGAAAATGGATCTTGCAATCCTCAAGACCAGCCAAGTAATTTTCCTCATCAGCCTAGACAACAACCATGTCTCCCTTAATACAAGGAGTAGGTAGTTGggacaaaggaatgtcacatgAAATTCCCAAAGTCTGAGCAAAAGTTTTCCTTTGGCCTGGCATAGCAGAAAATTTCTTATTAGGGAACACTTCTCGATCCATCAAACAAGCCCATGGGATGAGGAAACTCGTAGAGCCCTCCGCCATTCTCAAAGGCTAACAAGCTTCCGACCAGCCCACGCTAGCCGCCACTGTCCCACTGGCCGCACCACCTAAAAATCTTGACTTTACCACAAATGTTGATAAAAATCGTGGCTTTACTGTTAGAATATATAGTCTTAAACGatagggggtgaattgtttaagagaggtttttgaaaacttttcagTGTTTAACTAAgttctttgtgtgaatccaaaACAGAAATCAAGTTAGCAAAGAATATaagcaataaaacagcaaagcaacagaaaaacaattggttgtttcttcgaaacaatcgatggtttataccagtaaagcttaaagaaatatttaaatgagtttagggtaagagagaaatacaccaacagtttatgcTGGTTCACACTTAAGCCAAGacctacatccagtccccagaaaaccattgggtaatccactaagtaatcaaaccagattactacacacaaaccaccaaagtagtgaccttgaacccttcaagaaacacactccctttggcaaaacacaccaagagtattgatcttgaccacctcaagagcacacaacactccttggcaacacaacaccaaaaaTACAGTAGCTTGAGAAGGGATTATACTTGTTTACAGTAcaaaactgaaatcaatacaattgcaatcatattccactctctttgaaaacccaaagcttgatgtgaatgttcaaatctttaAGATCAACTttgtcacaactgaaaaactcaaatatgtttctcttgcttgtttgaaaacataaacaaaccatttatattttccaaagattggtcaaagcaattaatgaaggagcgtattcagttggaaatcatttaaaacacattcaacaaccaaaacagaattttgttaggattttcaaagaaacaatcggttgaaaccacgaaacaaccgattgtttggtttggcagttaagtcaaccaaactaaaatagttttcaaccttatCAAatactcctaagagtaaaacaatcggttgattcgacaaaacaacatgttgtttttcacttagttggaaaaacactttattttctaaaaggtttttaatcatttttttatcggcaataaaaggttttaaatcatatcagttttagatttaacaaaggagtggatcacattctattctacccaAATCCCTTCCTAAACATAGCAACAACACAaaccttgcatcaaacacataggatttggattcttcaaagcacttgatcaatATTTACCACAAATTTCGATAAAAATTGTGACTTTACCACAAATTAGAACTGGTTACATGAAAAAGGTGGTAACTTTGGTTGTGTGCAATAGAATTTCCAAGAAGAAATTTAAGGAAAGAATACACCTTGGTTGCAGACATAGAGAGTTGTCGTGCCACCACCAACATCTCGACAGACTGTCGCACTGCCACCGACCAACACTCACAACCCCGACGCCACCACCATCCACCACCAAGCTGAAGAATGAACGACCACCCACACAAACCCTAACTGTATCAAAACCCTTCAGAGGAGAGAGAACAGATAAAAATCTTATCTCCAAAGATATTAGTTTCTTCAAAAGTAACTTAAAATTTAGAAGGCACCGTTAAGTTATTTGTACGTGTAAGACTcatgttatttattttgatgTTCAAACTTTTCTTTCGAATTTGAAGTTTACATCTTCAATTGGACATCTTATATGTATAAAtaacttaaataatattatctacacaattaattagaatttaaactcaaaaaaatctataaacgtacaaattttagttttatatgtttaattttagaaactaaccccttctaaaaataagtataaaaatgTTGTATTCTAAAATTAAGCGTAACACTgaattttatcattttgtatAGTATTATCTCATTCAtttcaattgaaaatataaagattgacagtctaaataaaaaaaattcaattagtATTTGTATtaagtttaaataaattaaaatatatatttttagcgTAAAACAGATGTCTCAGCCCTTTGTCATCGAGTTTCGTAGGTTAATAATAATGAGCAAAGCGAAGAAAACAATGATATCATAGGATAGGATGAAATTATTCAGGAAGCTATAGAATGAAATTACAACaattattcattatttatttataattgaacTTTACAAGTCCATTTATTCTCTCACCGTTTTCCTATCCGCACTTCCTAGGATTTCATATCAACTTCATTATAGAAGAAACATTATGATTAGATATAATCAATCACATTTTTAAGATCCCTAATGTTCAAGAAAACCTTCCTTCTCCAAGTAAGTAACTACTTGTCCAGCCATCAAAGTGGGTGTTGGACAAACGCCACTATCCTCCTGCTTTATCTCAAtctgaaaaggaaaataatgtAAGCTACAGGAAAGCAAAATACACATGTAAACAGCTTTAGAAGCTTCAGGAACATGTACCTCGCAATTTATGGGTGGCTCATATGGGTCATCAATGCCGGTAAAACCTGTGCAATTTCAGTTAGTTCATAAATACCATATAGTAGAATTCAAGCAAATGTTATTAGGATATACAAGACAAATGTTTGTATTCTGGCAACATTATTCATTAGGACTTGAGATTTCATGAAATTCAGCAGtttaattatttgaagtttATGAAAGTCAGCTCTTAGCCTGTTAAGAGAAATAGTAAATAGTTATTCCTCACACTGTATACAAGACAGGTACATGCTTTGATTTAatcatcttcttcattttcaatcAAATTCCAATTTAATTACGTTGTTAATTCAATAACTGTTAATCGGTTGTTAGTATCCGTGGCTCTATGAAAGGTCCAAATAAACTGTATATGGTATACAATACCAATCTGTTGCCACAACTTTGATCTATGAGAAACACCCTTATTATCAACATAGCAGAATAATTTTCAGAATCCACCCATTTGCCAACTATCAGTCACTAATGAAATACCAGCTCATATCAATAAGTACTTTCACATTAGTCATCATCTTACCATTGCTGTTCCAGAAGGCACCCTAGCAAAGCCATTTTAACCACTGCCTAGTTTAATTTTCCTAAATAACTTTTATCATAAAGACAATGATTTCCACACTCCAGGAAAATAAGTTCATTGCATTACAAAAGTTATCACTACTAGTATTCATCTGAATTCAATGACTAGTTCCATATGTCGTAGTCagaataattaaatatgaaatcCTGTTGTAGTATCAAACTAATTAAAGTTCaattatttacaatatttttcaatattaatgTGAGAAATCTCAAAGCTACCCAGATAAACTACCCTTAATGAATTATACTTTGGCCAACAGATGAATATGTTCAACCTAAAACACTCAACCACAAAGATCTATGAGCCAAACTAGTGATTACTCTAGCATCGTGTACAGGTAAAGGCAAAAAGGCATGGGGTTCAGCGCTTCCTTGGAATAATTATTGAATTGCATATAGCCAAGTTAAAAATGCAGAACAGACTAAATTTTGGgcttcttttatttattttctttcttgacATGTCTCGCTTACAGTTTACTCATGTTAGACAGGTTGGACAAAGCCTTTGCTAgagaaacatattaaaataacaCACCTTTGATTTTCCCCGCACGAGCAAGCTTATAGAGGCCTTTTGGATCTCGTGCCTCACACAATTCTAGAGGCATGTTCATGAAAACCTGTCAATACATTCCTCTATCAAATATCATAATATAGAccaactaataataatataagaattGCTTATTAGTGCCTTGCCTCAATAAAATTCCTATCAGGTAACATGAATCGGCAAGTGTCTCGATCTCTTCTGTAAGGAGATATCAGACTGGCAACACATATCAAACCCGCATCAGCAAAGAGTTTTGCCACTTCTCctgaattaaataattttcttattagtaAAACAAAGTTGGAAAAGAAATATGGATCAGAGATTCTAATAAAGCATCTAGACTTAATATAACAAAGTACCGTTAACTTAGCAAATGACATATGTAGATCATTAAATCAGATATGTAATACGTAAACATCATaattccatatatatatatatatatatactagttCTGGACATGGCATGGTAATACTGGCTTCCACTTTATATGAACAATTTACCCGTACTTCTGGTTGCAAACACCACCTACATTACTGAATTCATCTACCTAAGTTTAACAGATATTTATGAGCATATTTCCTCTTCAGAAAAACAGGGCATCAAAAAGCCATGATAAAACACAATATCATAGAAGACCATCCATCCTTTTGATTCAATTGTTCAACTGTACATTTTTTCATAGAAAAAGGACATGGACAGTCACTAATAAGTTGCTCAAAGGGATGACAAAAATGTAACATTTATCATGCAGGTATAGACTACCAATATCACTCTAATATCTACCCTTGGTACATaaccaaataattaaaatattaaactgaTTATCAAGTTCCCGTCAATGAAGCTCGGATACGGCTAAAAATGTGCCGTCGGTGTGTCTGATACACCGCAGACACGGACACACGGCGGAAGCGTGCCTGACACGGTGTCGGACACTTTTTATTGGGCCGGAAACGTTCCTCTTTCTGGATACGTCGGAGGGGACATGTTTCCCTCCTTGAACACGCCAGAAAAGCTCGAAAAAAAAACGCGGTTCAGTGTTTTAAagaactcttctttttcacacTAAATCTCagataaaatatgataaaatctcaaacaaaatattaaaatctccaaaaagtaaaagttaaacattatgtttttcttgattttttttcatataacaaaatatattactacattttaatttatatatagccGTGTTCCGTGTCCTATAATTTTCAGTTTAGCCGTATCTCCGTGTCCGTGTCCGTGTCGTATCCGTGTCTGGGCTTCTTAGGTTCCCGTTACTATATTTACTTAAAGCATTAGTTTACAGGAGTAAGCTTACCGGTTCTGCGAATGTTTTCAGTGCGGTCGTCAGTTTTAAAACCAAGATCCTTGTTTAGTCCATGCCTAAGGTTATCTCCATCAAGGACATAAGATAACTTTCCCCTTGAGTACAGTTCTCTGCTTAGGGAACATGCCAATGTGCTTTTTCCTAAACAGTTTGAGAAAGTAATTAGTACAATATGTCAAAGGTATTACAGACACACTTACTCAGTAATTTCAAAGACTATGCATTATTTATCGGTACCCTGCACACCTATAATTCATGAATGAGTCAAGAAAAAAAGGAACACAGCATATCTTAAATGTGATTAGAAAGGTATGAGATGGAGTAAATAGGAAATTTCGGTGATAAGCAGTATACAAATGTGGACATTGTAGTCATTTCCATCAGGGAGGAGGATTATTACAGGAATCAAAATAGTGAAAAACTTATGTATTACATACAGGCTTTTTCAATCTTTCTAGTTTGTCTAAAAATTTCCTGGTCCAAAAGCTCACAATTCACTTCTCCCAGTGGTAAACAGAAATAATATGGTAATTTTCATGCCAAAGAGAGCTGAATATCTGGAAACAATGTTTTAAAAATGTCAACACTAAACCAATAAAATTAGGCATGAACCTGATCCGCTGAGTCCAGTAATCCATACAACACATCCCTTTTGGTTAAGTAGCTGCTGCCTTTCAGGCCTTCCTATTTGACAATCTTGCCAAAAGATATTTGTTGAATTGCTCAGAGTTGCCATTGCAAACAAGTTCCCTAGTCTTATCTACGGATCAAAATTAAGCTATCAGTTTCATTTCACGGATTACTGAAGGGTCAAAACATAAGTAGAGAGGATCTTAGAATGGAAGTGCATGATAGTAGTACAACTATTCAAGAAACTTGGTAAGTGCTTCATCAGAACAAGCATTACAGAAGCAGTACAGTACATGCCACAGGACTGAAAGCACGACAACATGCATCAATTTCAGACAGTGGAATGGTGATCTCGTCACTCACTTCCACTTATTATTGTCAATAAAGAAGTATGACTTGTTTAACATAAATAACGTCTACATACATTGTACATAAGAAAGGTTTCCATAAAGTAGGTCTAGGATGAATGATGAGACCTtctaatatggatttggatccTCTCCCATTCTTAAGTGTCAGGGCACGATTTTATTGTAAAGGGAAAGAcactattttcaatttaaatatagCAAGTGACCCCTAGACCCGATATAGCCAATCATGGTGGGTCCTAATATGATATAAAAGGTAGTATTTTATCACTCTATCCAAATCCTCAAAATATGATCCAAAACCCACTCTCTCCTTTAATCTCTTCATAATATCACAACTTATCTCAGGGATTGTTGTTGGAAGAGAACTTTCACCTCTTCACCAAAGAAgtcagttttttaaaataaaactagagTTTGAAAAACACAGTACAAAAGACTGTGttgatgaataaat from Phaseolus vulgaris cultivar G19833 chromosome 1, P. vulgaris v2.0, whole genome shotgun sequence carries:
- the LOC137813943 gene encoding adenylyl-sulfate kinase 3 isoform X3, coding for MATLSNSTNIFWQDCQIGRPERQQLLNQKGCVVWITGLSGSGKSTLACSLSRELYSRGKLSYVLDGDNLRHGLNKDLGFKTDDRTENIRRTGEVAKLFADAGLICVASLISPYRRDRDTCRFMLPDRNFIEVFMNMPLELCEARDPKGLYKLARAGKIKGFTGIDDPYEPPINCEIEIKQEDSGVCPTPTLMAGQVVTYLEKEGFLEH
- the LOC137813943 gene encoding adenylyl-sulfate kinase 3 isoform X2, with translation METFLMYNIRLGNLFAMATLSNSTNIFWQDCQIGRPERQQLLNQKGCVVWITGLSGSGKSTLACSLSRELYSRGKLSYVLDGDNLRHGLNKDLGFKTDDRTENIRRTGEVAKLFADAGLICVASLISPYRRDRDTCRFMLPDRNFIEVFMNMPLELCEARDPKGLYKLARAGKIKGFTGIDDPYEPPINCEIEIKQEDSGVCPTPTLMAGQVVTYLEKEGFLEH
- the LOC137813943 gene encoding adenylyl-sulfate kinase 3 isoform X1; the encoded protein is MHVVVLSVLWHIRLGNLFAMATLSNSTNIFWQDCQIGRPERQQLLNQKGCVVWITGLSGSGKSTLACSLSRELYSRGKLSYVLDGDNLRHGLNKDLGFKTDDRTENIRRTGEVAKLFADAGLICVASLISPYRRDRDTCRFMLPDRNFIEVFMNMPLELCEARDPKGLYKLARAGKIKGFTGIDDPYEPPINCEIEIKQEDSGVCPTPTLMAGQVVTYLEKEGFLEH